A genomic region of Nostoc sp. UHCC 0702 contains the following coding sequences:
- a CDS encoding Uma2 family endonuclease: MTANLPLATEIVPIVLQLQPAITMTDDQFYEFCQLNLDFRIERNAAGELIIMPPTGSETDQCNFDIIVQLGIWTKQDGTGVGFGSSGGFTLPNGAVKSPDAAWIKRTRWEAIPSEQRKKFAPICPEFVIELRSDSDSLQVLQDKMQEYIDNGTQLGWLIDRKQRQVFIYRPNTTVEVLDKPKTLSGELLLPGFVLDLSQIW, from the coding sequence ATGACCGCAAACTTACCCCTAGCCACAGAAATTGTACCAATTGTCTTGCAATTGCAACCTGCGATCACGATGACTGACGATCAGTTTTACGAGTTTTGTCAACTAAACCTGGATTTTCGTATAGAACGCAACGCCGCTGGAGAATTAATAATTATGCCCCCTACTGGTTCCGAAACTGATCAATGTAACTTTGATATCATTGTCCAGTTGGGTATTTGGACAAAGCAAGATGGTACAGGTGTAGGGTTTGGTTCCAGTGGTGGGTTTACTTTGCCAAATGGTGCAGTTAAGTCACCAGATGCAGCCTGGATAAAACGCACGCGCTGGGAGGCGATACCGTCAGAACAGCGTAAAAAGTTTGCACCAATTTGTCCTGAGTTTGTGATTGAATTGCGTTCTGATAGTGATAGTTTGCAAGTTTTGCAAGACAAGATGCAAGAATATATCGATAATGGCACACAACTTGGTTGGTTAATTGATAGAAAGCAACGCCAAGTTTTTATTTATCGTCCTAATACTACGGTTGAGGTATTAGATAAGCCTAAAACCCTGAGTGGTGAACTCTTACTACCTGGGTTTGTTTTAGATTTAAGCCAAATTTGGTAA
- a CDS encoding DUF488 domain-containing protein, whose amino-acid sequence MKIFTIGHSNHSIETFIGLLKQHGVTAVADVRSSPYSRRFPHFNQASFKKALKTADIAYVPLGDNLGARSKDPSCYVEGMARYELIAATEVFAAGLNRLIKGTEKYQITLMCAEQDPIVCHRAILVCPHLKKTGLKIQHIHKNGELEPHESLEARLLKLHSLDKLLPLSTDSGDDNQFGKQLSLFDINPYDTNSRDTHNTTKPLLREELIEKAYQLQGERIAYVEERHTEQEQSHEQAS is encoded by the coding sequence ATGAAGATATTTACTATTGGACACTCAAATCATTCAATTGAAACTTTTATTGGACTTTTAAAGCAACATGGGGTTACTGCTGTGGCAGATGTTCGGTCTAGCCCTTATAGTCGTAGATTTCCACATTTTAACCAAGCTTCCTTCAAAAAAGCGCTCAAAACCGCAGATATTGCATATGTTCCGCTTGGCGATAACCTTGGTGCCCGTTCTAAAGATCCAAGCTGTTATGTAGAAGGTATGGCTCGTTATGAACTGATTGCTGCAACAGAAGTTTTTGCCGCAGGCTTAAACCGTCTCATCAAGGGTACAGAAAAATACCAAATTACTTTGATGTGTGCTGAACAAGATCCAATCGTTTGTCATAGAGCTATTTTAGTGTGTCCACATTTGAAGAAGACTGGATTAAAAATTCAGCATATCCATAAAAATGGTGAGCTAGAGCCACATGAAAGCTTGGAGGCAAGATTGCTAAAACTACACAGCCTAGATAAATTATTGCCTCTATCTACAGATTCAGGTGATGACAATCAGTTTGGTAAACAGCTTTCTCTGTTTGATATTAACCCTTATGATACCAATTCTAGAGATACACATAACACAACTAAACCCCTCCTACGTGAAGAATTAATTGAAAAAGCATATCAGCTTCAAGGCGAGAGAATAGCCTATGTAGAAGAGAGACATACAGAGCAAGAACAATCTCATGAGCAAGCAAGTTAA
- a CDS encoding AAA family ATPase yields the protein MKEELNILIQAQYPLIYLVTSEEERAEQSISTIAQVLKPQRRIFVWTVTHGIVEYGQPRNVTQHNTVSPEAAIEWIIRQREPGIFILKDLHPFIDAPATARSLRDAIASFKGMQKNIILMSPMQQVPIELEKEVVVLDFQLPDMAELNKVLTHHLEQNRGRRLTTEAREKLLRAALGLTKDEAEKVYRKAQVTTGRLTEEEVDIVLSEKKQLIRRNGILEYIEEDETIDAVGGLEELKKWLKQRSNAFTERAREYGLPQPKGMLILGVPGCGKSLIAKTTSRLWGLPLLRLDMGRVYDGSMVGRSEANLRGALKTAESISPAILFIDELDKSFAGSTGSSDSDGGTSSRIFGSFLTWMQEKKSPVFVMATANRVERLPGEFLRKGRFDEIFFVDLPTPEERQDIYKIHLTKRREDISRFDLEQLAKMSDGFSGAEIEQALVAAMYEAFAQEREFTQLDIIAALKATLPLSRTMQEQVTALRDWARQRARPAASSVAEYQRMEF from the coding sequence ATGAAAGAAGAGCTCAATATCCTAATTCAAGCTCAATACCCTCTAATCTACCTTGTGACCTCCGAGGAAGAGCGGGCTGAGCAGTCGATTTCCACAATCGCCCAAGTATTAAAGCCCCAACGTCGTATATTTGTTTGGACAGTAACTCACGGCATCGTAGAGTATGGTCAACCCCGGAATGTTACCCAACACAATACTGTTTCTCCAGAGGCAGCTATTGAGTGGATCATCCGGCAGAGAGAACCCGGTATATTTATTCTTAAAGATTTACATCCATTTATTGATGCACCTGCGACGGCAAGGTCTTTACGTGATGCGATCGCCAGCTTCAAAGGTATGCAAAAGAACATCATTTTGATGTCTCCGATGCAGCAAGTACCTATTGAACTGGAAAAAGAAGTTGTTGTACTCGACTTCCAATTACCAGATATGGCTGAGTTGAACAAGGTTTTGACTCACCACTTAGAGCAAAATCGTGGACGGCGGTTAACAACAGAGGCGCGAGAAAAACTTCTCAGGGCGGCTTTGGGTTTAACTAAAGATGAAGCCGAGAAAGTATATCGTAAAGCCCAGGTAACTACAGGGCGTCTGACGGAAGAAGAAGTAGATATAGTTTTATCCGAGAAAAAGCAACTAATTCGCCGCAATGGTATTCTAGAATACATTGAAGAAGACGAAACCATTGATGCTGTAGGTGGATTAGAAGAGCTGAAAAAGTGGCTCAAACAGCGCTCCAATGCTTTTACAGAAAGAGCTAGAGAGTATGGTTTGCCTCAACCAAAAGGAATGTTAATTTTAGGAGTTCCAGGTTGCGGTAAATCCTTAATCGCCAAAACCACATCCCGGTTGTGGGGTTTACCACTGTTGCGCTTGGATATGGGGCGAGTCTACGACGGCTCGATGGTGGGGCGAAGTGAGGCCAATCTGCGCGGTGCTTTGAAAACAGCAGAATCTATTTCTCCAGCAATTTTGTTTATCGATGAATTGGATAAATCCTTTGCAGGTAGCACAGGTTCATCCGATTCTGATGGAGGAACATCAAGTAGAATCTTCGGTTCTTTCCTGACATGGATGCAAGAAAAGAAATCTCCAGTATTCGTGATGGCAACAGCCAACCGAGTGGAACGCTTACCTGGGGAATTCTTGAGGAAAGGACGTTTTGATGAAATTTTCTTTGTGGATCTGCCCACCCCTGAGGAAAGACAGGATATATACAAAATCCACCTTACCAAGCGTCGTGAAGACATCTCTCGCTTCGATTTGGAGCAATTAGCCAAGATGTCCGATGGCTTTTCTGGGGCAGAAATTGAACAAGCGCTAGTTGCGGCAATGTACGAAGCATTTGCCCAAGAACGCGAGTTCACCCAACTAGATATTATTGCTGCGCTTAAGGCGACCCTGCCGCTGTCTCGTACAATGCAAGAACAGGTCACAGCCCTCAGAGACTGGGCCAGACAGAGGGCAAGACCCGCAGCATCCTCCGTTGCTGAATATCAGCGAATGGAGTTTTAA
- a CDS encoding DUF4291 domain-containing protein gives MQLVTEPYLIQESRWPKIGRHILAQYDDQLIVVYQAYRPAIGHFAATNNYFGGEFSLDRMSWIKTNFLWMMYRSGWGTKTGQEVILAIWMKRSAFDEILAKTVHSSYIPELYPNINAWQIALKQSQVRLQWDPDHHPSGAKLERRAIQLGLRAQVLAAYAKDWIINIQDISDFVQKQRQNINSGCQELITPQETVYSVFDTETQKKLRLSASTE, from the coding sequence GTGCAGCTGGTGACAGAACCTTATTTAATTCAAGAAAGTCGCTGGCCTAAAATTGGTCGCCATATCTTAGCACAATATGACGACCAATTAATTGTTGTTTATCAGGCTTATCGTCCAGCTATTGGTCACTTCGCCGCCACCAACAATTATTTTGGTGGTGAATTTAGTCTTGACCGTATGAGTTGGATCAAAACTAACTTCTTGTGGATGATGTACCGTTCGGGATGGGGTACGAAAACAGGGCAAGAGGTAATATTAGCTATTTGGATGAAACGTTCGGCTTTTGATGAAATTTTAGCTAAAACTGTTCATTCCAGCTATATTCCAGAACTTTATCCAAACATCAATGCATGGCAAATAGCACTCAAACAATCACAAGTTCGCCTGCAATGGGATCCAGATCATCACCCATCTGGAGCCAAATTAGAACGACGTGCTATTCAGTTAGGGTTACGTGCCCAGGTATTAGCTGCTTACGCCAAAGATTGGATTATTAACATTCAGGATATTTCGGATTTTGTACAAAAGCAGCGACAAAACATTAATTCTGGCTGTCAAGAATTGATTACGCCACAGGAGACAGTTTACTCTGTGTTTGATACTGAAACGCAAAAAAAGCTGAGATTATCTGCCTCTACTGAATAG
- a CDS encoding glycosyltransferase family 1 protein — translation MRIALFTETFLPKVDGIVTRLRHTVDHLQRNGNQVLVIAPDGGITEHKGAKVYGVSGFPLPLYPELKMALPRPSIGYALEDFQPDIIHVVNPAVLGLSGIFYSKILNIPLVASYHTHLPQYLQHYGLGMLEGVLWELLKGAHNQAALNLCTSTAMMEELTAHGIERVDVWQRGVDTELFHPDLASIEMRSRLCQNHPESPLLLYVGRLSAEKEIERIKPILEAIPQARLALVGDGPHRQALEKHFAGTNTNFVGYLMGRELGSAFASADAFIFPSRTETLGLVLLEAMAAGCPVVAARSGGIPDIVTEGVNGYLFEPTADIQDAIAATVRLLEQKQERDMIRQNARREAESWGWAAATSQLQDYYQKVIFSKQLTKHKK, via the coding sequence ATGAGAATAGCCCTATTCACCGAAACCTTTTTGCCCAAGGTTGACGGCATTGTGACACGCCTACGCCACACTGTTGACCATCTACAGCGCAATGGAAACCAAGTGTTAGTAATTGCCCCAGATGGTGGTATCACTGAACACAAAGGAGCTAAAGTTTATGGTGTGTCTGGCTTTCCCCTTCCGTTGTATCCAGAGTTAAAAATGGCGCTACCCCGCCCCAGCATTGGTTATGCTCTAGAAGATTTTCAACCAGATATTATTCATGTTGTAAATCCAGCAGTTTTAGGATTGTCTGGGATTTTTTACAGCAAAATTCTTAACATCCCCTTAGTAGCGTCTTACCATACGCATTTGCCCCAATATCTCCAGCATTACGGTTTGGGAATGCTGGAAGGGGTTCTCTGGGAATTGCTCAAAGGCGCTCATAATCAAGCAGCATTGAATTTATGTACTTCCACAGCGATGATGGAAGAATTGACAGCACACGGCATTGAACGGGTGGATGTATGGCAGCGGGGAGTGGATACAGAATTATTTCACCCTGATTTAGCTAGTATAGAGATGCGATCGCGTCTCTGTCAGAACCATCCTGAAAGTCCCTTACTTTTGTATGTTGGTCGTCTTTCCGCCGAAAAAGAAATTGAGCGCATCAAACCAATTTTAGAGGCAATTCCCCAAGCGCGATTGGCGCTGGTGGGAGATGGCCCCCACCGCCAAGCCCTAGAAAAACACTTTGCTGGCACAAACACCAATTTTGTCGGCTATCTCATGGGGCGAGAGTTAGGATCTGCCTTTGCTAGCGCTGATGCTTTTATCTTTCCTTCCCGCACAGAGACACTAGGCTTAGTACTGCTAGAAGCGATGGCAGCTGGTTGTCCAGTGGTAGCAGCCCGTTCTGGGGGAATTCCTGATATTGTGACAGAAGGTGTAAATGGATACCTTTTTGAGCCTACAGCAGATATTCAAGATGCCATCGCTGCTACTGTCCGCCTTTTAGAGCAAAAACAAGAACGAGACATGATCCGTCAAAACGCCCGTAGGGAGGCTGAAAGTTGGGGATGGGCAGCCGCTACAAGCCAGCTTCAAGATTACTATCAAAAGGTAATTTTTTCCAAACAATTGACGAAACACAAAAAGTAG
- a CDS encoding phosphoenolpyruvate synthase — protein sequence MQLGYPVMPGFVVSADVLRQFLETLNSSESLVADLPYSSLHLDVANWRQLQQVAVRLRQEIMTANVPPEWVSTIFQAAQQWQANHLILRPTLALSTMMPGLGNTSGLLESVFCHCDEQAIAKALKQTWNQLFRARSLVYWQGLGISLQQINLAVLVQPVYNAIASGLLSANSSGWKIEATWGLGIAITQGDVLPDAYYIERSTGVVLERHLGNKMLAYRLKDPLAIDPSESIPNSVLTIVDNTDILADVVEEAQQKQYALNEVYLQQLITLGNQLVSELGKNFTIKWTISEQTPVNPVLLPPRETSEVSPEENPSPALAAGDFSFQDHTLETPARDWLPNLYLTQVSSPQSAIPDLQFIKALGAAAGRVAATACVIVNSQHRPEQIPKGVILVVSTITPDWLPLLQQVVGIVTQQGGVTSHAAILARELGIPAVVSATDATVLIENGERLLIDGDRGEVYRIKKDLVDIQGEGENDQLNSHNRPITPSPHPLITPNLPMIATQLLVNLSQPSLIEQAQSLPVDGVGLLRSELMLLGTLKGQHPHSWLIDGRREELLEQWCERIMQFTRAFAPRPVFYRSLDWRSHELSSSTHNLHSMLGDRGTFSYVSNPTVFELELTALATVQKAGYSNLNLLLPFVRSVSEFSFCRQKVEQAGLTQIPQFQLWIMAEVPSVLFLLPDYVKAGVAGISIGSNDLTQLLLGVDREQGQLTKVFNERHPAVMGAIAQLIQMAKTAGIPCSICGQAPALYPEIIEQLVKWGITSISVEPEAVERTYQAIARAEQRLILEAARRKLQ from the coding sequence ATGCAGCTTGGCTATCCGGTGATGCCTGGTTTTGTAGTTTCAGCAGATGTTTTGCGACAATTTCTAGAAACTCTCAACAGTTCAGAGTCATTAGTCGCAGATTTACCCTATTCTTCGTTGCACCTGGATGTAGCTAATTGGCGTCAACTTCAGCAGGTTGCTGTCCGCTTGCGTCAAGAAATCATGACAGCAAATGTACCACCTGAGTGGGTGAGTACAATTTTTCAAGCAGCTCAGCAATGGCAAGCTAATCATCTAATTTTGCGTCCAACACTGGCATTATCAACGATGATGCCAGGTTTGGGGAATACATCTGGCTTATTGGAATCAGTCTTTTGCCACTGTGATGAACAAGCGATCGCAAAAGCATTAAAGCAAACTTGGAACCAATTATTTCGTGCCAGAAGTCTGGTGTATTGGCAAGGTTTGGGAATTAGCCTGCAACAAATTAATTTAGCAGTTTTAGTGCAACCAGTTTACAACGCGATCGCTAGCGGCTTACTGAGTGCTAATTCTTCGGGGTGGAAAATCGAAGCTACATGGGGATTAGGAATAGCTATCACCCAAGGCGATGTACTACCTGATGCATACTACATTGAACGGAGTACAGGAGTTGTATTAGAGAGACATCTAGGCAATAAAATGCTGGCTTATCGTCTGAAAGATCCTCTGGCTATAGATCCTTCGGAATCTATACCTAACTCAGTACTAACAATAGTAGATAATACTGATATATTAGCTGATGTTGTTGAGGAAGCTCAACAAAAACAGTACGCTTTAAATGAAGTTTACTTACAACAATTAATCACTCTGGGAAATCAACTTGTGAGTGAACTAGGTAAAAATTTTACTATCAAGTGGACTATCTCTGAGCAAACCCCAGTCAATCCAGTTTTGCTACCTCCAAGGGAAACCTCTGAAGTTAGCCCAGAGGAAAACCCGTCCCCAGCCCTGGCTGCTGGTGACTTCTCTTTCCAAGACCACACCTTGGAAACACCTGCACGCGACTGGCTCCCCAATCTCTATTTGACACAAGTTAGTAGCCCCCAATCAGCAATTCCCGATTTACAGTTTATCAAAGCACTAGGGGCGGCAGCAGGACGTGTGGCAGCGACCGCTTGTGTAATTGTCAATTCTCAACACAGACCAGAACAGATACCCAAGGGAGTAATTTTAGTAGTATCAACAATTACACCTGATTGGTTGCCGCTATTGCAACAAGTTGTGGGTATTGTCACACAGCAAGGCGGAGTGACCAGCCATGCAGCAATTCTAGCTAGAGAACTGGGTATACCAGCAGTGGTAAGTGCTACAGATGCCACAGTTTTAATTGAAAACGGTGAAAGACTGCTTATAGATGGTGATAGAGGCGAAGTTTATCGTATCAAAAAAGACTTAGTAGATATACAAGGAGAGGGGGAGAATGATCAACTGAATTCTCACAATCGCCCCATTACTCCATCACCCCATCCTCTTATTACCCCTAATCTACCCATGATTGCTACCCAGCTGTTGGTTAACCTGAGTCAGCCCAGCTTGATAGAGCAAGCACAAAGCTTACCTGTGGATGGGGTAGGATTGTTGCGATCAGAGCTAATGCTCTTAGGCACACTTAAAGGACAACACCCCCATAGTTGGCTGATAGATGGGCGTAGAGAAGAATTGTTAGAGCAATGGTGTGAGCGGATCATGCAATTTACTCGTGCTTTCGCACCACGACCAGTATTTTATCGCTCTTTGGATTGGCGATCGCACGAGTTGTCATCATCAACTCATAACCTTCATTCCATGCTAGGCGATCGCGGCACTTTCAGCTACGTCAGCAATCCCACAGTTTTTGAGTTGGAACTAACAGCTTTAGCAACGGTACAAAAAGCAGGCTACAGCAACCTTAACCTCTTGTTGCCTTTTGTTCGCAGTGTCAGCGAGTTTTCCTTTTGTCGGCAAAAAGTTGAGCAAGCAGGGTTAACCCAAATCCCGCAGTTTCAATTGTGGATCATGGCAGAAGTGCCAAGCGTGTTGTTTTTGCTACCAGATTATGTCAAGGCAGGCGTAGCCGGAATTTCCATTGGCAGCAATGACTTAACGCAACTACTATTAGGAGTAGATCGAGAACAAGGACAACTGACAAAAGTATTTAACGAACGACATCCGGCGGTAATGGGTGCGATCGCCCAACTGATCCAAATGGCTAAAACTGCGGGGATACCATGTTCAATCTGCGGTCAAGCACCAGCACTTTATCCAGAAATTATCGAGCAACTGGTAAAATGGGGGATTACTTCGATTTCCGTAGAACCCGAAGCAGTTGAGCGAACATATCAAGCGATCGCCCGTGCTGAACAACGCTTAATTTTAGAAGCAGCCCGACGAAAACTTCAATAG
- a CDS encoding DUF1257 domain-containing protein, producing the protein MSHFSTLRTKITDAEILKASLRDLGISVKTEADVRGYNGQRVRSDIVAVLDGEYDLGWSRNSDGSFDLIADLWGVAKKHNQTELINSINQKYAVNKTLAEVKQRGLQNANVKLVLQ; encoded by the coding sequence ATGTCTCATTTTAGCACCCTGCGTACCAAAATCACCGATGCTGAAATCCTCAAAGCTTCCCTGCGCGACCTGGGCATCAGCGTAAAGACTGAAGCTGATGTTCGTGGTTATAACGGTCAGCGCGTTCGTTCCGACATCGTAGCTGTTTTGGATGGCGAATATGATTTAGGTTGGTCTCGCAACAGCGATGGTTCTTTTGACCTAATCGCTGACCTGTGGGGCGTTGCTAAAAAGCACAACCAAACCGAGTTGATCAACTCCATCAATCAAAAATACGCCGTTAACAAAACCTTGGCTGAAGTAAAACAGCGCGGTTTGCAAAACGCCAATGTGAAGTTGGTATTGCAATAA
- a CDS encoding DUF1361 domain-containing protein gives MKEELIELIARVLHVLSINKSWMTWNLFLAFIPLALSVWLFRTRRGWSWVWWLGFLVFYAFLPNAPYLLTDIIHLIDDIRTIQSVWMITLILIPLYLLVILAGLEAYVISLINLGSYLHRIGKSQWIFGVELITHALSAIGIYWGRFLRFNSWDFITQPDALLTKGVEELLGKQPLVIIGITFVILMALHWIMKRVTLGFVTQLRKGMVIKSQRSNTRNVG, from the coding sequence ATGAAAGAAGAATTGATTGAATTAATAGCCAGAGTTTTGCATGTCTTGAGTATTAACAAGAGTTGGATGACTTGGAATCTGTTTCTAGCTTTTATACCTTTAGCCTTGAGTGTTTGGCTATTTCGCACCAGACGGGGTTGGTCTTGGGTTTGGTGGCTAGGATTTCTAGTTTTCTATGCTTTTTTACCAAATGCGCCTTATTTGTTGACTGATATAATTCACTTGATAGATGACATTCGCACAATTCAATCTGTGTGGATGATTACTTTGATATTAATCCCTCTTTACCTACTGGTAATTTTGGCTGGATTAGAAGCTTATGTAATATCTTTAATTAATCTCGGTTCCTACTTACACCGTATTGGCAAAAGTCAATGGATTTTCGGAGTTGAGTTGATTACTCATGCTCTTTCTGCCATTGGTATTTATTGGGGGCGTTTCTTACGTTTCAATAGTTGGGATTTTATTACTCAACCAGATGCTTTACTGACTAAAGGTGTGGAAGAACTTTTAGGTAAACAGCCTTTGGTAATTATTGGCATTACTTTTGTGATATTAATGGCTTTGCACTGGATTATGAAACGGGTAACTTTGGGGTTTGTGACGCAACTACGCAAGGGGATGGTTATTAAGTCACAAAGAAGTAATACTCGAAATGTTGGATAG
- a CDS encoding DUF488 domain-containing protein has product MSKQVNLFTIGFTQKKAEQFFETLLKAGVRRVIDTRLNNASQLAGFTKKQDLEYLLHKIGGIEYIHVLDLAPTKDILDEYKKKQINWATYEERFNQLITERQIEKKVSSDLLDEGCLLCSEAKPHNCHRRLVAEYLQGKLNTTINIHHL; this is encoded by the coding sequence ATGAGCAAGCAAGTTAATCTATTCACTATTGGCTTCACCCAAAAAAAAGCGGAACAGTTTTTTGAAACACTTCTCAAAGCCGGCGTTAGACGAGTTATTGATACTCGACTTAACAATGCTTCACAACTTGCTGGGTTTACAAAAAAACAAGATTTAGAGTATCTTCTCCATAAAATCGGAGGAATTGAGTACATTCACGTTCTTGATTTGGCTCCAACCAAAGATATTCTCGACGAATATAAAAAGAAGCAAATAAACTGGGCAACATATGAAGAGAGGTTCAATCAACTCATTACAGAGAGACAGATTGAGAAGAAGGTTTCTTCAGACCTTCTGGATGAAGGATGTTTGTTGTGTAGTGAGGCAAAGCCTCATAATTGCCATCGTCGATTAGTTGCTGAGTATTTACAAGGTAAGCTAAACACAACTATCAACATCCATCACCTCTAA
- a CDS encoding NAD-dependent epimerase/dehydratase family protein, which yields MKVLVIGGDGYCGWATALYLSNRGYDVGILDSLVRRHWDNELGIETLTPIAPIQQRLQRWQDLTGKSIDLFVGDITNYEFLKKTLHQFEPNALVHFGEQRSAPFSMIDREHAVLTQVNNVVGTLNLLYAMREDFPDCHMVKLGTMGEYGTPNIDIEEGYITIEHNGRKDTLPYPKQPGSMYHLSKVHDSHNIHFACRIWGLRATDLNQGVVYGVLTEETGMDELLINRLDYDGIFGTALNRFCIQAAIAHPLTVYGKGGQTRGFLDIRDTVRCVELAIANPAQSGEFRVFNQFTEQFSVGDLALMVKKAGNAMGLNVEINHLDNPRVEKEEHYFNAKNTKLLDLGLQPHYLSDSLLDSLLNFAIKYQKRVDQKQILPKVSWHRN from the coding sequence ATGAAAGTCCTGGTTATTGGTGGCGATGGGTATTGCGGTTGGGCAACTGCACTTTACCTTTCCAATCGAGGTTATGACGTTGGAATTTTAGATAGTTTGGTGCGACGACACTGGGATAATGAACTGGGTATCGAAACTCTGACTCCGATCGCACCAATTCAGCAACGCCTCCAGCGCTGGCAAGATCTAACAGGTAAATCGATTGATCTGTTCGTCGGCGACATTACTAATTACGAGTTTCTCAAAAAGACGTTACACCAATTTGAGCCAAACGCCCTAGTACATTTTGGTGAACAGCGTTCAGCTCCATTTTCCATGATTGACCGCGAACATGCTGTTCTCACACAGGTGAATAATGTCGTCGGTACTTTGAATTTGCTGTATGCAATGCGGGAAGACTTTCCAGATTGCCATATGGTGAAACTGGGAACAATGGGTGAATACGGCACACCGAACATTGACATTGAGGAAGGATACATCACAATTGAACACAATGGGCGTAAGGATACCCTGCCTTATCCCAAACAGCCCGGTTCAATGTATCACTTAAGCAAAGTCCACGATAGCCACAATATCCACTTTGCCTGCCGGATTTGGGGTTTACGGGCTACTGACTTAAACCAAGGTGTAGTTTACGGTGTCTTAACCGAAGAAACGGGAATGGACGAACTGTTAATTAACCGCCTAGATTATGATGGCATCTTTGGCACAGCACTGAACCGTTTCTGTATTCAAGCTGCGATCGCTCACCCCCTAACCGTCTACGGTAAAGGTGGACAGACTCGCGGATTTTTGGATATCCGGGATACAGTAAGATGTGTGGAATTAGCGATCGCTAACCCTGCCCAATCTGGTGAATTTCGTGTATTTAACCAATTTACCGAACAATTCAGCGTTGGTGACTTGGCATTGATGGTGAAAAAAGCGGGTAATGCTATGGGATTGAACGTAGAAATCAATCACCTAGATAACCCCAGAGTTGAGAAAGAAGAACATTACTTCAACGCTAAAAACACCAAACTGCTGGATTTAGGTTTACAACCCCACTATCTGTCTGATTCCCTTCTCGATTCGCTATTGAACTTTGCCATCAAGTATCAAAAACGAGTTGATCAAAAACAAATTTTGCCTAAAGTATCTTGGCATAGAAATTAG